The DNA window TCCACCTTACTCTGATTCCATCTGAGACTGACCTAGCCTAGCCTAAAATTTTAAGTCtctacccaaaaaaaaatttctaaccCGATTATTTCACCATTGATCTGCCCATAACAACCGGAGCAGATCATTACAGGATTGATTATCTTCATCTTGAACGTCACATTACTTTTATTAATAGATTAATGTCactctttttcaaaattcatttgacattttcttttaactttGGGACATCTCAAAatgttttgatattattttactaCTAATAAGACTTTTTAAATTGCAAGAATTTATATTAGTTAAGCTATTTGTTTCTTAGTATTAATGtgcttttttgtctttttaaatattcttaatttaaaatctaaacTTTGAATTCAATTGTATACCAGTAGGAATTTACGACGGACGAAATTTTGTAGCAAACAATAAAAATTTCGCACTAATTTTACTTAGCTACATATAAGCGAcaaattataagaaaactcaatcaTTTAGAAGTTTTTTAGGAACGGATTAGCTATGgaaatttgacatatattattctattatgtaaaaatataatatgctTAGTCAATCTTTATAGGAGCAAGTATAATGCCTTcttatctcaattttttttatacatttgcaAGACGTTATTCACTAAACCATACTATTGGTCCACGTGTCAAGTATACAATGACCAATTCCTTCTTCCCTTCTATAAAAACCCCAAACTTTCTTGTTAATTTCACCAAAACATCAATTACTTGCTTGATTAATTTTCTGAAATACTCTCATTATTATTAAGTCTTtctaattcaaaaattataatgtCTGGTTGTGGTTCTAGCTGTGGTTGCGGTTCTAGCTGCAGTTGTGGCAACGGTGGAGGGTAAGTCAACTGAGTTTTTAAaattcactttctttttttttacaaatgtCCTGAACtcttaatacttttttttaacttcagTTTCAAATATTCTCTTTTCAATTTCAACCAAACTTATGATATACAAATAAGTTTGATGGTACATAAAAATATGtaccacatatatatataataaattacatatatatagttCAATTGgagaataataaatatgagtTGCGATAGTTATAGTATCTCAATTTGTTGCAGGTGCAGCATGTACCTTGATTTGGAGAAGTCCACTACCTTTACCATCATCGAAGGAGTTGCACCTATGAACAAGTAACTAATACTTTATTTTGTTGTGAGTTTTAGTTTTATGTATTTATGGTCTAAAATATATCAACATGATTAGATGacttataaattatatataataaataattgatatcaatcgaattataaaaattaaaaaaatatatcaattgaATGTGAAAGAATTATTTTTCAGTATCGTGTCCCGTTTACCGTGTTGAGCCTCACATCGGTAGGTTAAGGGTTACTTGATGATCTCATTATTTATGGTCCGAGAGAAAATTCTCCCTTCCTGAGCTAACTTTTTTGCGGTTAATCAGTTAGGCCCAAGATTCATATCTTTTTATATATGGTATCAGAGTTcggttttatttattttattatttcatttcaaTCTTTATATCATCCACACTCCAGATGTCCAGTCCTAAATGTGGGTATTGAATTCACACCAGTGGATTAATAAGGGCAACTTGGTCTACTTATACGGTCTTGAACAATAGCCTCCTGATGAGCTATCGCTTATCTTTTAGGATTGATCAATTAGACCAAAAATCCATTTTTATGTACACCTATCATAGCAGGTAATCTATGTCTTATTTTCAAGATTACAAATCTCACTTTTCTTAAGAGTAATGCATAGTATCTTAACTTTTGCAACCCAACTTTTACATCATCGGTGCATATAATTTAAACTCAAGGTATTACAAATTTAATAATCATTAAATGGGAAGGTtggtaaaaatagaaaaatttcacaagttaatttattttgtatgatTAAATTTGCAGCAAGGGAATGGTTGAAGGATCAAATGAGAAAGCAACAGAAGGAGGAAATGGGTGCAAGTGTGGATCAAGCTGCAACTGTGACCCTTGCAACTGTTGAAGTTATACTATatggatatgaaaaaaataaattatgtttatgtatttattatcAAGTGTGTTATGTAATATTGTGTTGTATAATGTTTTGAATAAGACTATAGCCATGTAATTAATAGTGTGGGATGCTACTGTACTATACTCTCGTGGCTTTTGTGTTTTGGTTATTTAATTTGATGTTTGTTTGAAGGTGGCTTATTATCTGAATTGTAACACAAACCTTATTAATGTGCAATATATAAGTTATCTCCTTCATTCTAACATAATTAGTCATTTGTTCCTTTTTGAAAGTATTATGTATTTTGATGTTAGACGAATTTAGAATTGGCACGTTTAGAATAAACATAAGGTATGTATGTCTGAAGACTTCCGGTGCACCAAATATGATCTCTAagctaaatttaaaataaaaataatgaaataatactCTAGTTGGATTTGAACATTGGTCTCGCAAGTGGCTCATCTACCTTGTACCAACATGTACAAAAACACTTCTAGGGTCATGCATGcactattaattatatattagttTCTGCCAGTTTCTtaatagatatacatatatacacatgatttttttccGAAATTAATGTATGCACGTACACACCACCATTAATCAATGTGGGTCCGCCTCTGTGTCTGTATActtattgtttttaaaatatatataattcggaGAACTCGATTTATCTTAAATTCCTTGTTATTActtttttacataatttgtGATTTGTTCCTTTTAGTGTTGATGGATTCAAAATCTAGAGtaaataattttgtataatgagtttgatttattatatgtatatatcttttaattatttaagtaATATGGAGTTTATATTTAATTCGAATGGAAAAGCAACAGGTTTTAGTTGAACCCAACTTGTCCTAAACTTAACTCAGTTGATAGAAGCTACAACTTTTTGCAGTCTAGTggctaattattttatattatatttaatttcgAAAATAACTCACTTATATTAAAGGgatatttaatttcttaatgtTATTTAAGGCTTTAATAAATTGAAACCAGTCACTTCCGTTGCATATATATTACAAAAGAggttaattatatacaaatagcGTAAAGAAATTTACTTAAATCAACTAAAGAGTGGCAAACTATTATGTTTTGATgatatctttttttaatattaaaaagtaaaaaacaatATCTAAgggttgattttttattttcaattacatGTTCTGCACGAAATGACACGACAATCTTACTAGTTTCCTTATGATAATTGaccattaatttttattataaacttACATTACaagttttttaatataaaagGCTGAATGGCAGCCATATTCGATAGACataagataattaattaaaaaaaaaactttgaataattaagaaggaaaaaacaagagaaaattaaaattattataattctGACGTGGCAAAGCGTGAACAACACCTAAAATAGCAAGATTGGTTCTTTGTTTTAAAGGGGATATTAAATCCAACTCAAACTACATTAGGGGTAAAGAAAGGCCAGTAAAGTTATATTGCTAAACTAAGTTATGCATATaagttttttttgtcttttctcgATAAAATACTCAATATaagaataatacataaatttcatgcttaaaacaataatgaaaaagattaaatatgagacaaataatgattaatatatgtattttgacCTCATATCACCACATAAGGCCCCATTTGGGAGAGAAACATTCTCTATCAAAAAGAATTCCAAGCGTTGACAATCATATTGGGATCTCGTATAATCATATTTTGGgttatttttcatgaaattaaGGTTCTTGTGTGTAACCAAAGAATGTGGTGAGATGGACAAAATTCCTCTATAAATTTTGTGTTCGAGCTTCAGAAATGATATAGTGTTTAGTAAAAACACTTCTCTCTCAAAAAGAAATAGGAACTCATGGCCCCAAGTCAGGGAAGGACTCATTACTTAAAGGGGTGGCAAAAGGACAAAAGGACATATATGTTCATACATTATCGTACACACGATAGAGGAATATTAGCTGGCACAACTAATACTATTTCCACGTGGAATGCAGCTATTGGACCTAGTAATTTTGGGATCAAGTGGAACCCCATATGGACGTAGTATTTTAGGGCTCAAGGGCAATTGGACGTAGTATTTTAGGATTCACCTTTGTCCATCCAAGATAACTTGAAATCTGAAGCAAATTATTGAGAACAACTACTCTCCTCAATGCCGAGCAAGTGAGGATCAGCTATACATCGAATGAATCCTCAGTATTCATGTCACTCTCATTTGAAcgtgttagaatatgaataggtttatataatcctattagaataggaataagtttatacaatcctataagaataggaataggtttatacaatcctattagaataggaataggaatagaaNGAAATAGGAACTCATGGCCCGAAGTCAGGGAAGGACTCGTTACTCAAAGGGGTGGCAAAAGGACAGATATGTTCATACATTATCATACACACAATAGAGGAATATTAGCTGGCACAATTAATACTATTTCCACGTGCAATGCAGCTATTGGACCTAGTAATTTAGGGATCAAGTGGAACCCCATATGGACGTAGTATTTTAGGATTCACCTTTGTCCATCCCAGATAACTTGAAATCTGAAGCAAATTATTGAGAACAACTACTCCCCTCAATGCCGAGCAAGTGAGGATCAGCTAAACATCGAATGAATCCTCAGTATTCATGTCACTCCCATTTGAACGCATCTCAAAATCCAatataacaataacatacccagtATAATTCCACAAGTGGAGTCTAAGGAGAGTAATGTCTATGCAAACTTTACCCCTACCTTGgtaggtagagaggttgtttccgatagaccctcagctcaagaaaataaaaagagtaacCACCTAAAATACTAAACAAGGTATGACAATTATTGGAAA is part of the Solanum stenotomum isolate F172 chromosome 8, ASM1918654v1, whole genome shotgun sequence genome and encodes:
- the LOC125875264 gene encoding metallothionein-like protein type 2 isoform X3 — translated: MSGCGSSCGCGSSCSCGNGGGCSMYLDLEKSTTFTIIEGVAPMNNKGMVEGSNEKATEGGNGCKCGSSCNCDPCNC